The Corynebacterium confusum genome has a window encoding:
- a CDS encoding ABC transporter permease → MKEKLTHASAENRLLLIGIPVLVAATLIGWFIWRSAAGLDDIEARTLDLSNVGYLALEHIQIVVVTAVLVVVTAVPLGIVLTRPATKFLAPLATGLANIGQAAPVIGVIVLLAIWLGFGPPVAIAGLWVYAFLPVLANVVAGLRGVDPALVEAARGLSMSPAQVLLKVELPIALPVIMTGVRTSLVLLVGAGAFATFIDAGGLGGLITTGINLYRNSILVSGAVLIAALALAVEWVGRLLEVALTPKGMNA, encoded by the coding sequence ATGAAAGAAAAGCTAACCCACGCCTCGGCGGAAAACCGCCTTCTTTTAATCGGCATCCCGGTGCTCGTGGCGGCCACGCTAATCGGGTGGTTTATCTGGCGCTCGGCGGCGGGCCTCGACGACATCGAGGCGCGCACCCTGGACCTGTCTAACGTCGGCTACCTGGCGCTCGAGCACATCCAGATCGTGGTGGTGACCGCCGTGCTGGTGGTGGTCACGGCGGTGCCGCTGGGCATCGTGCTCACGCGCCCGGCCACGAAATTCCTCGCCCCGCTGGCTACGGGCCTGGCCAATATCGGGCAGGCCGCCCCTGTCATCGGCGTCATCGTTTTGCTGGCCATCTGGTTGGGCTTCGGCCCGCCGGTAGCGATTGCGGGCCTGTGGGTCTATGCCTTCCTGCCGGTGCTGGCCAACGTAGTAGCCGGCCTGCGTGGGGTGGATCCCGCGCTGGTGGAGGCCGCCCGGGGACTGTCGATGTCGCCGGCCCAAGTCCTGCTCAAAGTCGAACTGCCCATTGCCCTGCCGGTAATTATGACCGGCGTGCGCACCTCCCTGGTGCTTTTGGTCGGCGCCGGGGCCTTCGCCACGTTTATTGACGCCGGCGGGCTCGGCGGGCTGATCACTACCGGCATTAACCTGTACCGCAACTCCATTCTGGTCTCCGGCGCGGTGCTCATCGCGGCCTTGGCTCTGGCCGTAGAGTGGGTGGGCCGGCTGCTGGAAGTAGCCCTGACTCCGAAGGGGATGAACGCATGA
- a CDS encoding glycine betaine ABC transporter substrate-binding protein translates to MKFRTLIAAACLVPTLALGGCGLGTAGGFVPTAELDGELTDIDLSGTNVSIGSKNFTEQIILGKIGAILLQSAGADVQDLTNVPGSTSARQALVAGDMDMMFEYTGTAWITYLGKTDPIPDTQQQYEAVKDADAANGLTWLPPAPMNNTYALAVSEDTAQEYGIESLVDISKLPVEEQTICSDAEFIARNDGLMPMLDAYGVEQPSRERLLEMDSGAVYAALDRGECRMGSVFATDGRIDALDLHVLSDPKGFFPKYNMAPVVRTEVMEENPEIAELLAPLSDILTDERMQQLNARVDVDGEDYATVAYDFLREEGLVS, encoded by the coding sequence ATGAAGTTTCGCACGCTAATCGCCGCCGCCTGCCTGGTGCCCACGCTGGCCCTGGGCGGCTGTGGGCTGGGCACCGCGGGCGGGTTCGTGCCGACAGCCGAGCTCGACGGCGAGCTTACGGATATCGATTTATCGGGCACCAACGTCTCTATCGGTTCGAAGAATTTCACCGAGCAGATCATCCTGGGCAAGATCGGCGCTATCCTGCTGCAGTCGGCCGGCGCGGATGTCCAGGACCTGACTAACGTGCCGGGCTCGACCTCGGCGCGCCAGGCGCTGGTCGCCGGGGACATGGACATGATGTTTGAGTACACCGGCACGGCGTGGATTACCTACCTGGGCAAGACGGACCCCATCCCGGACACCCAGCAACAATACGAAGCCGTCAAGGACGCCGATGCCGCCAACGGGCTCACCTGGCTGCCACCGGCGCCGATGAACAACACCTACGCCCTGGCCGTTAGCGAGGACACGGCGCAGGAATACGGCATCGAGTCGCTGGTTGACATCTCCAAGCTTCCGGTCGAGGAACAGACCATCTGCTCAGACGCGGAGTTCATCGCCCGCAACGACGGCCTGATGCCCATGCTGGATGCCTACGGCGTGGAACAACCCAGCCGAGAGCGCCTGCTGGAGATGGATTCCGGCGCGGTGTATGCGGCCCTCGACCGCGGCGAGTGCCGGATGGGCTCGGTCTTTGCGACCGACGGGCGCATCGACGCGCTCGACCTCCACGTCTTAAGCGATCCGAAGGGGTTCTTCCCGAAGTACAACATGGCCCCAGTGGTGCGCACCGAGGTCATGGAGGAAAACCCCGAAATCGCCGAGCTGCTGGCTCCCCTCTCCGACATCCTGACCGATGAGCGGATGCAGCAGCTCAACGCGCGCGTGGACGTCGACGGCGAGGATTACGCCACCGTCGCCTACGACTTCCTGCGCGAAGAGGGCCTGGTTAGTTAA
- a CDS encoding FeoC-like transcriptional regulator: MTDRRTSPLATVRELIGRGVTSRAEVAARSGLDAGVVDAILDHLLATGGLVPEPVSGCPSGGCGGCAAAGTCPSAGGAVRRGPVLLELIN; this comes from the coding sequence ATGACTGATAGACGGACATCTCCACTGGCCACCGTGCGTGAGCTCATCGGACGCGGGGTCACCTCCCGCGCCGAGGTGGCCGCGCGCAGCGGGCTGGATGCCGGCGTCGTCGACGCCATCCTCGATCACCTGCTGGCCACCGGCGGGCTCGTACCCGAGCCGGTCTCCGGCTGCCCGTCCGGCGGCTGCGGCGGCTGCGCGGCCGCGGGCACCTGCCCCAGCGCCGGGGGAGCGGTGCGGCGCGGGCCCGTGTTGCTGGAGCTGATTAACTAA
- a CDS encoding FeoA domain-containing protein: MPAIASRAQRPPRGRRGASLVLTAANVEHLRQANAPLANRMAELGLRAGAQVEIGPAVAGGSRIVSVGTCRYAVDAHTLRLLEVLA; the protein is encoded by the coding sequence ATGCCAGCCATTGCTTCCCGGGCCCAGCGCCCGCCCCGCGGGAGGCGGGGGGCCTCACTCGTTTTAACCGCCGCGAACGTGGAGCACCTGCGCCAGGCAAACGCCCCGCTGGCCAATCGCATGGCCGAACTGGGTCTGCGCGCCGGGGCGCAGGTCGAGATTGGGCCGGCCGTGGCGGGCGGGTCGCGCATCGTGAGCGTGGGCACCTGCCGCTACGCCGTCGATGCCCACACCCTGCGCCTGCTGGAGGTGCTGGCATGA
- a CDS encoding calcineurin-like phosphoesterase family protein, which produces MAHRRYRGAVELVPAADDAVRDTLTGTVFDDTNRNSTQDDEAPIEGVAVSNGREVVTTDAEGRYEIPVDDNTTVFITQPAGYQVPVDDDNVAQFFYNHVPEGSSELKYGGIEASGGTPEAVNFPLVSDPDSALDNQRCLIGGDIQTYDKDEVGYARTGAFTDLSQRDDFTNCGALFIGDVVGDDLSLYPDTRELTGMLNSPARFLPGNHDLDFDADAEHKFDTYRQEFGPAYHSYDVGNAHIISLESVEYPVDGEQYNGAIDDDQMAWLRADIERTPEDKVIVLASHIPLFSFSDSGSARHQIDQAKEIAELVEGREAIAVSGHTHAVANMRAGDSTQEWKDTLGVDELPFTNIVAGAISGDWYSGEMGEGGVPKSYGRDGSKPGVLSLDINGSEVSEFFTPVGGDQNDQMNVSLNTPRYREWYDETIEYDGSQAKKGGDKPAFDNPEQVGAEELGESYLTTNFFMGATGSTVEVSFDGADAVDAERTQPMQGEEQRFGAEYSDPLAVQAQAVHGGSIADRAAHIWRAPLPDDLKEGTHTARVTATDVHGNTYTKDYEFVVGESDQNGSDGSSAGSSDDLSSGSSGAGGSSQGGTVAAVVGLVGIIAAVGALSTPAVMEQLRGFARQLGIRL; this is translated from the coding sequence ATGGCTCACCGCCGCTACCGCGGCGCAGTCGAGCTCGTCCCCGCGGCTGACGATGCCGTCCGCGACACCCTCACCGGCACCGTCTTCGACGACACCAACCGCAACTCCACCCAGGACGACGAGGCCCCCATCGAGGGCGTGGCCGTCTCCAACGGCCGCGAGGTCGTGACCACCGACGCCGAGGGCCGCTACGAAATCCCCGTCGACGACAACACCACCGTCTTCATCACTCAGCCGGCCGGCTACCAGGTGCCCGTCGACGACGACAACGTCGCGCAGTTCTTCTACAACCACGTCCCGGAAGGCTCCTCGGAGCTGAAATACGGCGGCATCGAAGCCAGCGGCGGCACCCCGGAGGCCGTCAACTTCCCGCTCGTTAGCGACCCGGACTCCGCCCTGGACAACCAGCGCTGCCTCATCGGCGGCGACATCCAGACCTACGACAAGGACGAAGTCGGCTACGCCCGCACCGGCGCTTTTACCGACCTCAGCCAGCGCGACGACTTCACCAACTGCGGCGCGCTATTTATCGGCGACGTCGTCGGCGACGATCTCTCCCTCTACCCGGACACCCGCGAGCTGACCGGCATGCTTAACTCGCCGGCGCGCTTCCTGCCCGGCAACCACGACCTGGACTTCGACGCCGACGCCGAGCACAAATTCGACACCTACCGCCAGGAATTCGGGCCGGCCTACCACTCCTACGACGTGGGCAACGCCCACATCATCTCCCTAGAATCTGTCGAGTACCCCGTCGACGGCGAGCAGTACAACGGCGCCATCGATGACGACCAGATGGCCTGGCTCCGCGCCGACATCGAGCGCACGCCCGAGGACAAGGTCATCGTGCTGGCCTCCCACATCCCGCTGTTTTCCTTCTCTGACTCCGGCTCCGCCCGCCACCAGATCGACCAGGCCAAGGAGATCGCCGAGCTGGTCGAAGGCCGCGAGGCCATCGCGGTGAGCGGCCACACCCACGCCGTAGCCAACATGCGCGCCGGCGACAGCACCCAGGAGTGGAAGGACACGCTCGGCGTGGACGAGCTGCCGTTTACCAACATCGTGGCCGGCGCCATCTCCGGCGACTGGTACTCCGGCGAGATGGGGGAGGGCGGCGTGCCGAAGTCCTACGGCCGCGACGGCTCCAAGCCGGGCGTGCTCTCCCTGGACATCAACGGCTCCGAGGTCAGCGAGTTCTTCACCCCGGTCGGCGGCGACCAGAACGATCAGATGAACGTCTCCCTGAACACCCCGCGCTACCGCGAGTGGTACGACGAGACCATCGAGTACGACGGCTCCCAGGCCAAGAAGGGCGGCGATAAGCCGGCCTTCGACAACCCCGAGCAGGTGGGCGCCGAGGAGCTGGGCGAGTCCTACCTGACCACCAACTTCTTCATGGGCGCCACCGGCTCCACCGTCGAGGTCTCCTTCGACGGCGCGGATGCCGTTGATGCCGAGCGCACCCAGCCCATGCAGGGCGAGGAGCAGCGCTTTGGTGCCGAGTACTCCGACCCGCTGGCCGTGCAGGCCCAGGCCGTACACGGCGGAAGCATCGCGGACCGCGCCGCCCACATCTGGCGCGCGCCGCTGCCCGACGACCTGAAGGAGGGCACCCACACCGCCCGGGTCACCGCCACCGACGTCCACGGCAACACCTACACCAAGGACTACGAGTTTGTCGTCGGCGAGTCTGACCAGAACGGCTCCGATGGGTCGTCCGCGGGCTCATCCGATGACCTGAGCAGCGGGTCCAGCGGGGCCGGCGGGTCCAGCCAGGGCGGCACCGTCGCCGCCGTGGTGGGGCTGGTCGGCATTATCGCCGCGGTCGGCGCGCTGAGCACCCCGGCGGTCATGGAACAGCTGCGCGGCTTCGCCCGCCAGCTGGGTATCCGCCTCTAA
- a CDS encoding FUSC family protein, translating into MARAKHVAKALTIGKVRQGLGRLRSNWMYIIQIGLAAGLAFGFSHYVIGHALPFFAPMSAVIVYSAAGDRVRKSMELVVGVTLGVGVGDGLIYFVGTGAWQIAVGVAVAVALATFVDRGALVANHAAFAAVLIATILPPETSGGTDRMVDSLVGGMVALLVMALLPASPLRNGRREVARILGLTGSILDEVAQATQARDAAGIARALERARGSQANVNKMITEANNSREVIFASPLLVKQREDMRVLLGLLNNVDNAMRNTRVLSRRAHVAVLDSEPITDELIELLRDAAELTTQLSDAILSDPDFADSTTISELTTGLRRLAAQTGVELVHAQDISRGISTTVMLAQVRSLLVDLMGVCGCSHEEASSALIPTTPTPGYEPNVWKGDCQPS; encoded by the coding sequence GTGGCAAGAGCAAAGCATGTGGCAAAAGCGCTGACAATCGGTAAAGTCCGGCAGGGGCTGGGGCGGTTGCGTTCCAACTGGATGTATATCATCCAGATCGGCCTGGCCGCCGGCCTGGCCTTTGGCTTCTCGCACTACGTCATCGGGCACGCGTTGCCCTTTTTCGCCCCGATGTCGGCCGTCATCGTCTACTCGGCCGCCGGGGACCGCGTGCGTAAATCCATGGAGCTGGTCGTCGGCGTGACCCTCGGCGTCGGCGTGGGCGACGGGCTCATCTACTTCGTGGGCACCGGCGCCTGGCAGATCGCGGTCGGGGTGGCCGTCGCCGTGGCCCTGGCGACCTTCGTCGACCGCGGCGCGCTGGTGGCCAACCACGCGGCGTTCGCCGCGGTGCTGATCGCCACCATCCTGCCGCCGGAGACCTCCGGGGGCACCGACCGCATGGTGGACTCCCTGGTCGGCGGCATGGTCGCGCTGCTGGTCATGGCACTGCTGCCGGCCTCGCCGTTGCGCAACGGCCGTCGTGAGGTTGCGCGCATCCTGGGGCTGACCGGCTCCATTCTGGACGAGGTCGCGCAGGCCACCCAGGCCCGCGACGCCGCCGGCATCGCCCGCGCCCTAGAGCGCGCCCGCGGTAGCCAGGCCAACGTCAACAAGATGATCACCGAGGCCAACAACTCCCGGGAGGTCATTTTCGCCTCCCCGCTGCTGGTCAAGCAGCGCGAGGACATGCGCGTGCTGCTGGGGCTGCTCAACAACGTGGACAACGCCATGCGCAACACGCGCGTGCTCTCTAGGCGGGCGCACGTGGCCGTGCTGGATAGCGAGCCGATTACCGACGAGCTCATCGAGCTGCTGCGCGATGCCGCCGAGCTGACCACCCAGCTCTCCGACGCCATCCTGAGTGATCCGGACTTTGCCGATTCCACCACGATCTCCGAGCTGACCACCGGCCTGCGCCGCCTGGCCGCCCAGACCGGGGTGGAGCTGGTACACGCCCAGGACATTTCCCGCGGCATTTCCACCACGGTCATGCTGGCGCAGGTGCGCTCCCTGCTCGTCGACCTGATGGGGGTGTGCGGGTGTAGTCACGAGGAGGCATCGTCAGCGCTGATCCCGACCACCCCGACGCCGGGCTACGAGCCCAACGTCTGGAAGGGCGATTGTCAACCTAGCTGA